The window CCCGATTGCATGGAACGGTGCAAGACGCAGGAACCTCCGCCGGTGGAAGAAGGGACTCATGAAGTATCATGCTGGAAGTATGTGAATGTATGACCATAGGGAAGTCTGTCCGTTCCATGACTTAGATAACAGAGGATAAGGTGCCGTAGTCAGGGGGAAAAGACAAGAGTCTGCAAAACTTAGATTGTTGGTTCAAATCCAACCGGCATCGCTGATGAACAGAAATATGACTGTTTATTTAATAAGAAATACAAGAAAGGGGAATGGAAAATGAAAAAATGTGTAAAAAGATGCAGGAAGGCTTTGGCAGTTTTATTAATGGCCGTTATGGCAGCTGCAGCAGGAGGATGCAGTTTAAAAGGTGATGTGCCTGCTGGCGGCGGATCGGCAGAAAGCACAGCAAAGGGAGAATCATCAGCGTCTGTAAAAACCATTAAAATCGGGATTGGCAACAGCTTTAATCCCATGTGCTATGTGGATGAGAATGGAGATTTGCAGGGCTATGATTATGAGACATTAAAAAAGATAGATGAACAGCTTCCCCAATATGAATTTAAGTATGAGCCTACGGAATTTAAAAATATTTTAGTAGGTCTTGATACAGATAATTATGATATTGCTGTGCATCATTACGGCTGGAATGAAGAACGGGCAAAAAAATACTTATATGGAACCGTAGGGAATTTTTTTGATACCGGATATAATTTCAGGGTTGCAAAAGGCTCAGGAATATCAGTGAAAAGTGAAGAAGATTTAGGCGGACTTAAAATTGCGGTACAGACATCTTCCAATGTGGCTTACTTGGCAGAAAAATATAACACGGAGCATCCGGATAACCCGATTACCGTTATTTATGATGACGGAACAACGGAACAGCATCTGGCAGGCTTAAACAGCGGTATTTACGACGGGCTCCTCAGTATACCATTTGTAGATGCCCTGGATAAAGCGGCATATGGAGATATTTTTGATGTTGCCGGTTCCAAGCTGTTTTATAGCCCTGATAAGCTGAACGGCTGCTATTTTATCTATAATTACGGCGATGAACAGCTTAAGCAGGATATTGATGCAATACAGCAGGAATTGCTGGATTCCGGCTGGCAAAAGGAACTTTCCGAAAAAGTTCTGGGCGCCGATTATACCGTAGATCTAAGTAAATAAATAGAAAGGAGCAGATAATCATGGCAGGTGATTTTTTTTCCTTTCAGCGGGTAATGGAATATTTTCCAAAGGTACTCTCAAAATTACCGGTTACCTTAAACATTGTATTGGTTTCCATTGCAATTGCCATTGTACTGGCAACTGCTATCGCAATGATCCGTATCAAAAGACTGCCTGTATTAAACCAATTGTCAGCCGTATATGTATCCTTTGTAAGAGGGACCCCCATTCTGGTACAAATGTTTCTGGTGTATTATGGAATGCCCCTTTTCATTACGGCCCTTGTGGGAAACAATATCACATCAGAATGGAATAAACTGATTTTTGTATACATAGCCTACGGATTAAATGAAGCCGGTTTTTTGTCAGAGCATATACGGGCAGCGATATTATCAGTGCCTGCTGGCCAGGCAGAAGCAGGATACTCCGTCGGATTAAGCGGAACCCAGACTTTTTATCGGATCGTCATGCCTCAGGCCTTCCGCGTTTTGCTTCCCGGTTTCAGCACCATGCTGGTGGGACTTCTTCCTGCCACTTCCTTAGCCTATATGCTGGGTGTCACGGATATGATGGGAAAGGTCAAGGCAATTGGAACCGTTACATTTCATACGTTAGAGGGATACTTTTGTGCGGCAGTTATCTTTGTAGTGGCGAGCTTTATACTTGAACGCTTTTGTGTCTGTCTTTCAGAACAGTTAAATTATGAAAAGAAAATAAAAGAGGCGTAAGGAATATGAATATAAAATTAAATTATATTGTGGAATGTTTCTGGAACGCGGTCAGATATATCCCAGGCACCCTGTATATTGCAGCACTGGTCCTGATTATCGGGATTATATTCGGGACGCTGATCGCCCTTGGAAGAACATATCGGATCAAAGGACTATCTTTTTTCCTTGATCTTTATGTTGTTATATTTAAGGCGGTTCCCGTTAATCTTTTAATCGTTGCATCAGGACTTGTATTTGCCATGAAGTTTAATGATTTTGCAAAGGCGCTTGGTCTGGCAGTCCGGGTAAATGATATCCATATGCTGTATGTAGGAGTTTTTGCACTGTCTTTCACCTGTACCACCCAGCTTTCTGAAAATATAAGGGGAGCCCTTGCTTCTATTCCAAAGGGACAATATGAGGCGGGATATTCCGTTGGCCTGACCCCTAATCAGACATTTTGCCGAATTGTTTTTCCCCAGCTTTTACTGGTTCTGGTTCCTGTCCTGGCAGGAAGCATTATTTCTATTATCAAAGCCACTTCCCTGGTAATTTTGATCGGAGTGATGGACATATTAAACGGTGCTTTAAAATATGCCAACGCGGCTTACTGCTTCTTTGAAGCTTATCTGGCGGCAGCTTTGATCTACTGGCTGTTCAGCCTGATCATTCAATGGGGCGGCAATGCCCTGGAACAGCGTCTTGGAAGATACAGAAAGGAACTGTAAGCATATGAAAATATTAATAAAAAATGCCGGTGTATTTGATGGAAGGCATATAGAATTAAAGGAAAATGCGTCGGTTGTAATTGAAAACAACCTGGTAAAAGAGATCTTGAAAGGAGAGTTTTCAGAGGAATGCTTTGACAGGATTATTGACGCAAAAAATAAAACCGTGATACCAGGGCTTACAGATGCCCATGTTCACTTGTTTTTCAACGGAGCAGGTATATCTGATGCTATGAGGCAGGATGAAAATGCAGTCCGTTCCGTCCGGTTTGCCCGGGATATGCTTCTTCGCGGGTTTACAACGGTTCGTGATGCAGGAGGCGTGACTTTTGGGTTAAAGAAAAATATTGATAACGGATATCTGGAAGGGCCAAGGATATTCCCATCAAATGCTTTTATTTCCCAAACAAGCGGTCATGGTGATACAAGAGCAAGCCGGGCAGAATACCGGCTGACCGACGGAATCTATACCTCTGCTGCCTTGCAGAGTAAGGGCACCGTATTGGCAGACGGAGTGGCAGAAGTGCTGAGAGCCGTGCGGGAACAGCTTTTTCTTGGAGCTTCCCAAATAAAGATCATGGCAGGAGGCGGGATTTCTTCTGCTTATGACCCGGTTCAGACCGTACAGTTTACCCTGGAGGAAATGAAGGCGGCAGTTTCAGCGGCATCGGACTACGGAACTTATGTCATGGCACATCTTTATACGCCACAGTCCATGCAAAGGGCCGCAAGAGCCGGGGTTAAAAGCTTTGAGCATGCGACGATGATGGATGAAGAAACGGCTAAGATCATAGCTGCCAATGGAATATGGGTAACAGCCGGCCCCCAGTGCGGCAGAAACTGGCATAATGAGTCTACACCGGAATATATAAAGAGAAAATCAGCCATGGTAAGGCAGGGAGAAGAGCTTACTACAGAACTGATCCATAAATATGATCTTCCTATACTATTTGGAACAGATTCTTTTGGAGACC of the Lacrimispora indolis DSM 755 genome contains:
- a CDS encoding transporter substrate-binding domain-containing protein — encoded protein: MKKCVKRCRKALAVLLMAVMAAAAGGCSLKGDVPAGGGSAESTAKGESSASVKTIKIGIGNSFNPMCYVDENGDLQGYDYETLKKIDEQLPQYEFKYEPTEFKNILVGLDTDNYDIAVHHYGWNEERAKKYLYGTVGNFFDTGYNFRVAKGSGISVKSEEDLGGLKIAVQTSSNVAYLAEKYNTEHPDNPITVIYDDGTTEQHLAGLNSGIYDGLLSIPFVDALDKAAYGDIFDVAGSKLFYSPDKLNGCYFIYNYGDEQLKQDIDAIQQELLDSGWQKELSEKVLGADYTVDLSK
- a CDS encoding amino acid ABC transporter permease; protein product: MNIKLNYIVECFWNAVRYIPGTLYIAALVLIIGIIFGTLIALGRTYRIKGLSFFLDLYVVIFKAVPVNLLIVASGLVFAMKFNDFAKALGLAVRVNDIHMLYVGVFALSFTCTTQLSENIRGALASIPKGQYEAGYSVGLTPNQTFCRIVFPQLLLVLVPVLAGSIISIIKATSLVILIGVMDILNGALKYANAAYCFFEAYLAAALIYWLFSLIIQWGGNALEQRLGRYRKEL
- a CDS encoding amino acid ABC transporter permease; this encodes MAGDFFSFQRVMEYFPKVLSKLPVTLNIVLVSIAIAIVLATAIAMIRIKRLPVLNQLSAVYVSFVRGTPILVQMFLVYYGMPLFITALVGNNITSEWNKLIFVYIAYGLNEAGFLSEHIRAAILSVPAGQAEAGYSVGLSGTQTFYRIVMPQAFRVLLPGFSTMLVGLLPATSLAYMLGVTDMMGKVKAIGTVTFHTLEGYFCAAVIFVVASFILERFCVCLSEQLNYEKKIKEA
- a CDS encoding metal-dependent hydrolase family protein, with translation MKILIKNAGVFDGRHIELKENASVVIENNLVKEILKGEFSEECFDRIIDAKNKTVIPGLTDAHVHLFFNGAGISDAMRQDENAVRSVRFARDMLLRGFTTVRDAGGVTFGLKKNIDNGYLEGPRIFPSNAFISQTSGHGDTRASRAEYRLTDGIYTSAALQSKGTVLADGVAEVLRAVREQLFLGASQIKIMAGGGISSAYDPVQTVQFTLEEMKAAVSAASDYGTYVMAHLYTPQSMQRAARAGVKSFEHATMMDEETAKIIAANGIWVTAGPQCGRNWHNESTPEYIKRKSAMVRQGEELTTELIHKYDLPILFGTDSFGDPERVDKYQLEDFTFFKKRFGSFKGLAAATGNIYQLTKLMTYQNPYPEGKIGVLEKGAFADLCIVEGNPVENLDILADRNNMKLIMKDGKIYKDIL